TACATGACGAGGCCAGGCCTGCAGCGCTGCGCATGGATGGCGGCTTTTGGGCTCTGCCCGCCCAGCCAGTTGACGATTATTGGCAGCAGGTTGTCAGCCGTCATTTAGAACCGTTATTTGCGACGTTATCGCAGTGGGGTGGTGTATCGCCCAAGGTTTTATGGGGCAATGTGATTGCTGTCTGGGATGGGGCGTTTGATCGTTTAAGCGGCGGCATGGACCCGGATATGCATTTTGCTGCCTATCAATGGATTGATCATACGATTGTTTTGGATGGCCGACTGAGATTGCGGGACCAGCAGCGCATGGTTGTTTCACCTGCGCCAGACATTTGTGCGCAAATCCCGCTAAGAAAGCACTGCTGCCTGCATTACATGCTTCATGCACCAGTTATTGATCAACCAGAAGTGCTGTGCGAGGCGTGTCCTAGATTACACCGGCAGCCACCGGGTTCACAGGAAAACTATTTGCGATCCATCCGCCTTGGGCATGGTTGAGCCCGGAATTGCTGGAGTTTCAGCCGAAAACGGCCGAATTTTCCGGCGGAATGGTGTGAATATGATCGTATTTTTTCGCGAATAATAACTATTGTCATTTGCAATTGACCATGCTTATTCGACGCCGACAGATGTTTCTGGGGTCGGGCAGGCAGTGGAATGGTGTGGGACCATCTGACTTCTCTACCGCGAAGCTTGAAAAAACGTGGATATGAATGGGAAGTAGATATGCGTGTTTTAAGTAAAAACTCGTTGGCAATAGCGGTCGCTTCAAGTGCATTGGGCATGACGCCCGCTTTGGCGGATGAAGAAGTGCCGCAAAAAACAATCCAGCTTGAAGAAGTGATTGTTACGGGTGAAAAAATCAGCCGGAGCGAAGACAGCACCCTATCAAGCGTTGCCGTGACCACAAGCGAGGATATTCGCAAGGAAGGGGCGCGGAACCTTCAGGATGTTCTAGGCACAACGCCAGGCGTTTATACCCAGTCAGGAAACGAAAACTGGGGTATTCGTGGTATTCCCGTTCAGGGGTTTGACGAGCAGGGGCCCGCAGCCTTGAACGGTGCCATTTCGGTTTATGTCGATGACGCGGTTCAAAGCAACAGCCTGCTGACGGCCAATCCGCTGTCACTGTGGGATGTGGAACAGGTCGAAGTTTATCGTGGGGCGCAATCAACCACCCAGGGCCGAAATTCGCTGGCCGGGGCGGTTGTCATTAAAACCAAGGACCCGACATTTACCCCCGAATTTGCCGTGCAGGGAAATGTCGGCCGATTTGGTGAACGCGGGTCATCTGCGCTGGCCAACGGGACGCTGGTGGATAACCGGCTGGCCGGGCGACTGGCCGTGGATTACCAGGCAGAAGATGGTTACATCACCAACCAGACGCTGGGTGAAGATGCCAATCCGTTGCGTTCGGCGAATGTGCGCGGGAAACTGCTGTTTTTGCCGTCTGATGATGTCGATCTGCTTTTGACATTTTCGCATAACAGCCAGCGTGCAGGCCTTAACGCGGTTTCGGCAACAGGTGGTGTTCCGGATTATTTCAATGTTTATGAAAACACCGAAACCTATCACAAGCTCGATCAGAACGCGGCAAGCGCCAAGCTGGACTGGTATCTGGATGATGAATGGACGCTGACCAGCATCAGTTCGGCAACCTTTGTTGAAAATCATACGGTCCTTGATTTTGACAGGCTTGCAACCAGCACACAGGCGGCCTTGCGCCATCATGAACAAACCATTGCCAGTCAGGAAGTCCGGCTTGGTTATGATTATGACCAGCTAACCGGGTTCTTTGGCGCCTATCTGGGCCGCACGACCGGCGATATTGACGACCAGCTGGCCGTTAGCGGCACCCCGGTTATGGATGAACAGGGCCGGGTGCAGATTAACAATTACGCCCTGTTTGGCGAAGCAAACTGGGAATTTGTCGAGGACTGGACCCTGATTTCCGGCCTGCGCTGGGATTACGAGGAAAACCACACCCGGATCAATTACACGCTTGATACGCTGGGTTTGGCGACCGATCCATCGGCGGATGAAAATATCAGTTCCAATGTGTTACTGCCGAAGGTGGGCCTAAGCTATAATCTGACCGAAGATCAGCTTGTGGGCGTGACCTGGCAGCGTGGCTATCGCAGTGGCGGTGTGAATTTGCGCGCACTTGCCCAGCACACAACCTATGACCCGGAATTTACCGATACCTACGAACTGGCGTGGCGTGGTAACTGGCTGAACCGCCGTTTGCGGACCAATGCCAACCT
The window above is part of the Thalassospira marina genome. Proteins encoded here:
- a CDS encoding TonB-dependent receptor; its protein translation is MRVLSKNSLAIAVASSALGMTPALADEEVPQKTIQLEEVIVTGEKISRSEDSTLSSVAVTTSEDIRKEGARNLQDVLGTTPGVYTQSGNENWGIRGIPVQGFDEQGPAALNGAISVYVDDAVQSNSLLTANPLSLWDVEQVEVYRGAQSTTQGRNSLAGAVVIKTKDPTFTPEFAVQGNVGRFGERGSSALANGTLVDNRLAGRLAVDYQAEDGYITNQTLGEDANPLRSANVRGKLLFLPSDDVDLLLTFSHNSQRAGLNAVSATGGVPDYFNVYENTETYHKLDQNAASAKLDWYLDDEWTLTSISSATFVENHTVLDFDRLATSTQAALRHHEQTIASQEVRLGYDYDQLTGFFGAYLGRTTGDIDDQLAVSGTPVMDEQGRVQINNYALFGEANWEFVEDWTLISGLRWDYEENHTRINYTLDTLGLATDPSADENISSNVLLPKVGLSYNLTEDQLVGVTWQRGYRSGGVNLRALAQHTTYDPEFTDTYELAWRGNWLNRRLRTNANLYYTDWTDQQVTFRDGSGNRQIANAASSRMAGMEMSAEYLVTSQLAVNAGASYSDTKYDSFVSDGIDYSGHDFLYAPKYQASVGANYTFENGFLIGGNVVYQGDSVSNFITNGSNQIVGERHSDPVALVNLNAEYAIGNATFSGYVKNLFNERYITNNQSDTVMDVGAPLTFGVAARYAF
- the fhuF gene encoding siderophore-iron reductase FhuF, whose product is MKARIIELPDWLRQAWPPLKHIIRTDEGGFSSVGLVKLADKGVLFPMLEQFARSYPAVKRPPVASQWSMNYLSVLFPALLAGTLGRNREIPVWEAGIALLHDEARPAALRMDGGFWALPAQPVDDYWQQVVSRHLEPLFATLSQWGGVSPKVLWGNVIAVWDGAFDRLSGGMDPDMHFAAYQWIDHTIVLDGRLRLRDQQRMVVSPAPDICAQIPLRKHCCLHYMLHAPVIDQPEVLCEACPRLHRQPPGSQENYLRSIRLGHG